The following proteins are encoded in a genomic region of Limanda limanda chromosome 22, fLimLim1.1, whole genome shotgun sequence:
- the LOC132996324 gene encoding uncharacterized protein DDB_G0292642-like, with amino-acid sequence MDPRRTRASQLRVRGHQMRLQGREDGRGMLRTSINRFSKRFKKKKKYNPSDTTLELVSRKDDLDPYSSEDGDLRAVMSCGHAVSPDSLTQSCRKQLDQGIYKFRCHALEEGTKRCNKQLLYEEVRRLAILSRSEMRYFEENMARLAAADFGSSQPCPKCKTDVVRKDLSNLCVQCTICNASKRMKYYFCWQCRTEWKGPAPRLDRCENDGCANKDLELLQICSTISLPAVEGVTGCPSVRACPTCGMRVQHNQKNCKNINCPRCQVPFCFLCLKLKSECCQTSSAYKICLGGLAPRQTSIPVWVRK; translated from the exons ATGGACCCCCGTAGGACCCGGGCCTCCCAGCTCCGGGTCAGGGGACATCAGATGCGTCTGCAGGGCCGAGAGGACGGACGAGGT ATGTTACGTACATCAATCAATAGGTTTTCTAAAAGatttaagaagaagaagaaatacaaCCCGAGCGACACCACACTAGAGTTAGTCAGCAGAAAGGACGACTTGGATCCATATT CTTCAGAAGATGGTGATCTCCGAGCAGTGATGTCCTGTGGACACGCTGTCTCCCCTGATTCTCTCACACAGAGCTGTCGTAAGCAGCTGGATCAG GGGATTTATAAGTTCAGATGTCACGCACTGGAAGAGGGAACCAAACGGTGCAATAAGCAGTTGTTGTATGAAGAAGTTCGCCGACTGGCCATTCTGTCCAGGTCAGAGATGAGGTACTTTGAAGAGAACATGGCTCGTCTGGCTGCTGCAGACTTCGGTAGCAGTCAGCCC TGCCCAAAGTGCAAAACGGATGTGGTGAGAAAGGACCTCTCCAACCTGTGTGTCCAGTGCACCATATGCAATGCTTCTAAGAGGATGAAATACTACTTCTGCTGGCAGTGTCGGACGGAGTGGAAAGGTCCGGCCCCTCGGTTGGACCGCTGCGAAAACGACGGCTGTGCCAACAAGGACCTGGAGCTTCTGCAGATATGTTCAACCATCAGTCTTCCTGCAGTGGAGGGTGTCACCGGCTGCCCGTCAGTCAGGGCCTGCCCGACATGTGGAATGAGGGTGCAGCACAACCAAAAAAACTGCAAGAACATTAATTGCCCTCGATGCCAAGTGCCATTCTGCTTCCTCTGCCTAAAACTGAAGAGTGAATGTTGCCAGACCAGTTCAGCGTACAAAATCTGTCTGGGTGGTTTGGCTCCCAGACAGACCTCTATCCCAGTGTGGGTCAGGAAATGA
- the LOC132996089 gene encoding uncharacterized protein LOC132996089 → MSEKKYNPRDTTLELVSRKDDLDPFSSEDGDLRAVMSCGHAVSPESLTLWCRSQLDQGIYKFKCPAVGEGTKPCNKLWSYEEVRRLADLSVSEMSYFEENMARLAAADFCDIQLCPQCNTNMERKDLSNLCVECTICTADKKTKYYFCWQCRRKWKGRGPRSDRCDNDGCANKDLELLQMCPTISLPAVEGVTSCPSVRACPTCGMRVEHNQQHCKNIHCPRCQVTFCYLCLKLKRDCNQTSSPYKICLGGVVPRQTSIPVWVRK, encoded by the exons ATGTCTGAGAAGAAATACAACCCACGCGACACCACACTAGAGTTAGTCAGCAGGAAGGACGACTTAGATCCATTTT CTTCAGAAGACGGTGATCTCCGAGCAGTGATGTCCTGTGGACACGCTGTGTCCCCCGAGTCTCTGACACTGTGGTGCCGCAGTCAGCTGGATCAG GGGATTTATAAGTTCAAATGCCCTGCAGTGGGAGAGGGAACCAAACCGTGCAATAAGCTGTGGTCGTATGAAGAAGTTCGCCGACTGGCCGATCTGTCTGTGTCGGAGATGAGTTACTTTGAAGAGAACATGGCTCGTCTGGCTGCTGCAGACTTCTGTGACATTCAGCTC TGCCCACAGTGCAATACGAATATGGAGAGAAAGGACCTCTCCAACCTGTGTGTCGAATGCACCATATGCACTGCTGATAAGAAGACGAAATACTACTTCTGCTGGCAGTGTCGGAGGAAGTGGAAAGGTCGGGGCCCTCGGTCGGACCGCTGCGACAACGACGGCTGTGCCAACAAGGACCTGGAGCTTCTGCAGATGTGTCCCACCATCAGTCTTCCTGCCGTGGAGGGTGTTACCAGCTGCCCGTCAGTCAGGGCCTGCCCGACATGTGGCATGAGGGTGGAGCACAACCAACAACACTGTAAGAATATTCACTGCCCTCGATGCCAAGTGACGTTCTGCTATCTCTGCCTGAAACTAAAGCGTGACTGTAACCAGACCAGTTCACCGTACAAAATCTGTCTGGGTGGTGTGGTTCCCAGACAGACCTCTATCCCAGTGTGGGTCAGGAAATAA
- the LOC132996325 gene encoding ciliated left-right organizer metallopeptidase-like, translating into MCTQFLVSSGSVEGRCYRHRCTGPNRYQIQVSGSDWVDCPPGGAIQINGYQGLVFCPDRRLCLYPDLTPPSDDGFPPSNTSDPHGLMNSAQDGGWWTLRPHTELSVASALGFTAAVCLLAALAVSYRKCRSCKNRVRTVPDDHSDL; encoded by the exons atgtgt ACGCAGTTCCTTGTGTCCAGCGGCTCAGTGGAGGGCCGCTGTTACAGACACAGATGTACTGGACCGAACAGATACCAAATCCAGGTGTCTGGCTCTGACTGGGTGGActgtccaccagggggcgcaaTTCAG ATAAATGGATACCAGGGTTTAGTCTTCTGCCCGGACAGGAGGTTGTGCCTTTACCCGGATCTCACTCCTCCCTCAGATGATGGATTTCCTCCTTCCAACACAAG tgACCCCCACGGGTTGATGAACTCGGCCCAGGACGGCGGCTGGTGGACCCTCAGGCCTCACACAGAGCTCAGTGTGGCCTCGGCACTCGGCTTCACCGCTGCTGTTTGTCTCCTGGCTGCTCTCGCTGTGTCTTACAGGAAGTGTCGCTCCTGCAAGAACAGGGTTCGCACTGTTCCAGACGATCACAGTGACCTTTAG